The Solibacillus sp. FSL W7-1464 genome contains a region encoding:
- a CDS encoding ABC transporter ATP-binding protein: MFNVFVKLKWFLKMYRKQYTIAIVLLMLASFIEVLPPWILGEAIDDMTSGDMNQTQLLKYVGFVIGAAIVSYALNFIWQYQLFGGSITLDRILRKKLMHQFLKMTPTFYEKNRTGDLMAKATNDLNAVTLTAGFGIMTLIDSTVYMALIILAMGFFISWKLTFFAMLPIPIMAIIIQYLGKIVHERYMKAQDAFGEMNDNVLESVAGTRVIRAYVQEGKDEERFAEMSENIFAKNMRVAYINGLFMPITKIGTGICYVIALGYGAVLVSNTELTVGQLVSFNVYLGLAIWPMFAIGELINVMQQGSASLDRVQDTLEYEADVQNPPSPMTHHVPNSIGFSDFTFQYPLSQVKNLQQISLNLKKGQTLGIVGKTGSGKTTFIRQLLREYPLGNGQIAINDTDLAQMTKEQILDWIGYVPQDHVLFSRTIRENILFGKENATNSEIEEAIRLADFEKDLSNLPLGIETLVGEKGVSLSGGQKQRVSIARALIKDPEILILDDSLSAVDAKTESKIIENIQTERAGKTTIISTHRLSGIQHANEIIVLDDGYIVERGTHEELLRLGGWYKEQFDRQQLEEVEQ, translated from the coding sequence ATGTTTAATGTATTTGTGAAATTAAAGTGGTTTTTAAAAATGTACCGTAAACAATATACAATTGCGATTGTACTCCTTATGCTGGCGAGCTTTATAGAAGTTTTGCCTCCATGGATTTTAGGGGAAGCCATTGATGACATGACAAGTGGTGATATGAATCAGACGCAGCTGCTGAAGTATGTAGGCTTCGTTATTGGCGCTGCCATCGTGAGTTACGCTTTAAACTTCATATGGCAATATCAGTTATTTGGCGGTTCGATTACACTTGATCGTATTTTGCGGAAAAAACTGATGCATCAATTTTTAAAGATGACCCCGACGTTTTATGAAAAAAACCGTACTGGTGACTTAATGGCAAAAGCTACAAACGATTTAAATGCTGTTACATTAACAGCCGGTTTCGGTATTATGACCCTCATTGATTCAACGGTCTATATGGCACTGATCATTTTAGCAATGGGCTTTTTCATCTCTTGGAAGCTGACATTCTTTGCGATGCTCCCAATTCCAATCATGGCTATTATTATTCAATATTTAGGGAAAATTGTTCATGAGCGCTATATGAAAGCACAGGATGCATTCGGTGAGATGAATGACAATGTGCTGGAATCTGTTGCGGGAACCCGCGTTATCCGTGCATATGTTCAAGAAGGAAAAGATGAAGAACGCTTTGCGGAAATGAGCGAGAACATATTTGCAAAAAACATGCGTGTCGCTTATATTAACGGGCTCTTTATGCCAATTACGAAAATCGGAACTGGTATTTGTTATGTAATCGCATTAGGCTACGGTGCTGTCCTTGTTTCAAATACTGAGCTAACGGTCGGTCAGCTCGTTTCATTTAACGTCTATTTAGGATTGGCAATTTGGCCTATGTTTGCGATTGGGGAGCTTATTAATGTCATGCAGCAAGGAAGTGCTTCACTTGACCGTGTACAGGATACATTGGAATATGAAGCGGATGTCCAAAATCCTCCTTCACCAATGACACATCATGTACCGAATTCTATCGGGTTTTCTGACTTTACATTCCAGTACCCTTTATCTCAGGTGAAAAACTTGCAGCAAATTTCACTGAACCTCAAAAAGGGGCAAACACTTGGTATTGTCGGCAAAACAGGTTCAGGAAAGACAACATTTATTCGTCAGCTGCTGCGTGAATATCCGTTAGGCAATGGGCAAATTGCTATCAATGATACGGACTTGGCACAAATGACAAAAGAACAGATATTGGACTGGATCGGCTATGTGCCACAGGACCATGTATTATTTTCCCGTACCATCCGTGAAAATATTTTATTCGGGAAAGAAAATGCTACGAACAGTGAAATCGAAGAAGCGATTCGACTGGCAGACTTTGAAAAAGATTTATCAAATTTACCGCTTGGCATTGAGACACTTGTCGGTGAAAAAGGCGTATCTTTATCAGGTGGCCAGAAACAGCGTGTATCAATTGCACGTGCATTGATTAAAGATCCCGAAATTTTAATTTTGGACGATTCTTTATCTGCTGTCGATGCGAAAACAGAATCAAAAATTATTGAAAATATACAAACAGAGCGCGCTGGAAAAACGACGATCATTTCAACTCACCGCCTGTCAGGTATTCAGCATGCAAATGAAATCATCGTGCTGGATGATGGTTATATCGTTGAACGAGGTACACATGAAGAGCTCCTACGCTTGGGTGGTTGGTACAAAGAGCAGTTTGACCGCCAGCAGCTTGAGGAGGTGGAGCAATGA
- a CDS encoding ABC transporter ATP-binding protein → MSTSKRLYLYALKFKKPILIGLALLTIAVATDIAGPFIAKYIIDHYMEPGNLQVEPIAVLLAIFFLLSVLTAVFRYLMFIFLQRGANFVIQQLRKDVFGHIQKLPIEYFDNLPAGKVVARVTNDTEAIRNLYVTVLSQFANSFITIAGVYIALFILNWKMALFALLLVPIVYIWMILYRKFASQYNHIIRTKIADINAMINESINGMTIIQAFRREEQMKQEFDEMNDEHYKYNRKLLMLDSATSHNLVNILRLGMFAVFVFYFGTQSMTLPEAVTAGTLYAFVDYITRLFNPITNLVNQFSQLERSLVAGSRVFELLDQQGEAVSPERIERYKGNVVFDHVSFAYKNDEYVLKDIHFEAKEGETIALVGHTGSGKSSIMNLLFRFYDPQKGRIIIDGKDITKLPRQAIREHMGIVLQDPYLFTGTIASNISLNDKRISRETVEKALEAVGGERVLSKFEKGIDEPVIEKGSTLSSGQRQLISFARALAFDPAILILDEATSNIDSETEEIIQHAMDVLKKGRTTFIIAHRLSTIKNADKILVLDRGEIVEQGNHDELVALGGKYELMYRLQSGSLTS, encoded by the coding sequence ATGAGTACATCAAAACGACTGTATCTATATGCTTTAAAATTTAAAAAACCGATTTTAATCGGGTTAGCTTTACTAACAATTGCGGTCGCAACTGATATTGCAGGACCGTTCATCGCCAAATATATTATCGATCATTATATGGAACCAGGTAATCTGCAAGTAGAACCGATTGCGGTACTGCTGGCGATCTTCTTCCTGTTATCTGTGCTGACTGCTGTGTTCCGTTATTTAATGTTCATCTTTTTACAACGTGGTGCAAACTTCGTAATTCAGCAGTTACGGAAAGATGTATTCGGACATATTCAGAAGCTGCCGATCGAATACTTCGATAACTTGCCTGCCGGTAAAGTTGTTGCCCGTGTCACAAATGATACAGAGGCAATACGCAATCTGTATGTAACGGTACTTTCGCAATTTGCGAACAGCTTTATTACGATTGCAGGGGTATATATAGCTTTATTTATTTTAAATTGGAAAATGGCACTCTTCGCTCTATTACTCGTCCCGATAGTTTATATTTGGATGATTTTATACCGGAAATTTGCTTCACAGTACAATCATATTATTCGAACAAAAATAGCGGATATCAATGCAATGATCAATGAATCGATTAACGGGATGACGATTATTCAGGCATTCCGCCGTGAAGAACAGATGAAGCAGGAATTCGATGAGATGAATGATGAACATTATAAATACAATCGGAAGCTTTTAATGTTGGACTCCGCGACGTCACATAACCTGGTAAATATTTTACGACTCGGAATGTTCGCAGTATTTGTTTTTTACTTCGGTACACAATCAATGACATTACCTGAAGCGGTAACAGCTGGTACGCTTTATGCGTTTGTTGATTATATTACACGCCTGTTCAATCCGATTACGAACTTAGTCAACCAGTTCTCCCAGCTTGAACGTTCACTTGTTGCAGGTTCACGAGTATTCGAACTGCTTGATCAGCAAGGGGAAGCTGTAAGTCCGGAACGAATTGAGCGCTATAAAGGAAATGTTGTGTTTGATCATGTATCATTCGCATATAAAAATGATGAATATGTGTTGAAGGATATTCACTTTGAAGCAAAAGAAGGCGAAACAATTGCACTTGTCGGTCATACAGGATCAGGGAAAAGTTCGATTATGAATTTACTGTTCCGCTTCTATGATCCGCAAAAAGGCCGTATTATCATTGACGGGAAAGATATTACGAAGCTTCCGCGCCAAGCGATTCGCGAGCATATGGGAATCGTATTGCAGGATCCGTATTTGTTCACTGGAACGATTGCCTCGAATATTAGCCTCAATGATAAGCGCATTTCAAGAGAAACCGTTGAAAAGGCGCTTGAAGCGGTCGGGGGCGAACGTGTCTTATCGAAATTCGAAAAAGGGATTGATGAGCCTGTAATCGAAAAAGGAAGTACCCTTTCTTCCGGTCAGCGCCAGTTAATTTCGTTTGCACGTGCACTTGCATTTGATCCGGCTATCCTTATTTTGGATGAGGCCACATCGAATATTGACTCGGAAACAGAGGAAATCATTCAGCATGCAATGGATGTACTGAAAAAAGGTCGTACAACCTTTATTATCGCCCACCGACTTTCCACTATTAAAAATGCAGATAAAATTTTAGTATTGGACCGTGGTGAAATTGTTGAACAAGGCAACCATGATGAACTTGTAGCACTTGGCGGCAAGTATGAACTCATGTATCGCCTGCAGTCCGGTTCGTTAACATCTTAG
- a CDS encoding MMPL family transporter, which yields MSKHPLEKWGSVMGGKKTRWVVLALWIMFAVVFALIFPQINSVENFVGDEIPDTYTSIQAGKIMEEEFSSDSGIPLLITWYNESGLTEEDLTNIQGLYKQLADEPLDGQETLPPFHDLPVQALMGSLSENGAALVTPVFFSTDKNSDVLKENLAIIKERTESQFGENPYDTNLEDDGLHARFSGPVGISIDATDLFKAADVQLMVATVIIILVILLVIYRSPILAIIPLIVVGVAYLVVSPLLGVMAENGWIDKDAQAVAIMIVLLFGAGTDYCLFLITRYRDILLTEDNKFTALASAVRESTGAIVMSGLTVVIGLATLALADYGAFQRFAVPFSFGVLITGFAVVTLLPAILGILGRAAFWPFVPRTEEAEKANAEKKNKPYKQRKPNHRYMRKVGEFVTSKPWLVIIVAGAILIGLAIASTNIKYNYDLISSFPEDMPSREGFTIIEENFTPGELAPVQLLVDSEGTELDITEQLLKLPYVGVVKEMRTGETNNNIQLYEVDLDKNPYSNEAMDDVEQMKGDVKAILADNNLEDGKFWIGGETSSQLDTKVVQSGDEKIIQPVMIIIIFIVLLAYLRALITSVQLMVTVVISFFSALGAGWLIIHYGLGHEAMASSIPLYSFVFIIALGNDYNIFMISDIWKNRKRGIAHREAISNGIASTGAVITSAGLILAGTFLVLATLPIQLLVQFGIVTAVGVLLDTFVVRPLLVPSLITVFGKWSYWPNKKLEK from the coding sequence ATGTCTAAACATCCATTGGAAAAATGGGGAAGTGTAATGGGCGGTAAGAAGACACGTTGGGTCGTTTTGGCTTTATGGATTATGTTTGCCGTTGTATTTGCACTTATCTTCCCGCAAATTAATAGTGTTGAAAACTTTGTGGGCGATGAAATCCCTGATACTTATACATCAATTCAAGCAGGAAAAATAATGGAGGAAGAGTTTTCTTCTGATAGTGGGATACCGTTATTAATTACTTGGTATAACGAATCGGGTCTTACGGAAGAAGATTTGACAAATATTCAAGGGTTATACAAACAGCTTGCGGATGAACCGTTAGATGGACAGGAAACACTCCCGCCATTCCATGATCTTCCTGTTCAAGCATTGATGGGGTCACTTTCTGAGAACGGTGCAGCACTTGTCACACCTGTTTTCTTTTCAACAGATAAAAATTCAGATGTTCTAAAAGAAAATTTAGCGATTATTAAAGAACGTACAGAAAGTCAATTTGGCGAAAATCCATATGATACTAATTTAGAGGATGATGGACTTCATGCTCGATTCTCTGGACCGGTTGGTATTTCGATTGATGCGACAGATCTTTTTAAAGCAGCTGATGTGCAATTAATGGTTGCCACTGTAATTATCATTTTAGTCATCTTATTAGTTATTTACCGTTCACCAATTTTAGCGATTATCCCGTTAATTGTTGTAGGGGTAGCCTATTTGGTTGTAAGTCCATTGTTGGGCGTGATGGCTGAAAACGGATGGATCGATAAAGATGCACAAGCGGTAGCGATTATGATTGTATTACTGTTTGGTGCAGGTACGGACTATTGTTTATTCTTAATCACACGTTACAGAGATATATTGCTGACTGAAGATAATAAATTTACAGCATTGGCATCTGCTGTTCGTGAATCAACAGGCGCAATCGTAATGAGTGGCTTAACAGTAGTAATCGGTTTAGCGACATTGGCATTGGCGGATTACGGCGCATTCCAGCGCTTTGCTGTTCCGTTTAGTTTTGGTGTATTAATTACAGGTTTTGCAGTAGTTACATTGCTTCCGGCTATTCTTGGTATTTTAGGACGCGCAGCATTTTGGCCATTTGTTCCTCGTACAGAGGAAGCTGAAAAAGCAAATGCCGAAAAGAAAAACAAACCATATAAACAACGTAAGCCTAATCACCGCTATATGCGTAAGGTCGGTGAATTTGTTACTTCGAAACCATGGCTTGTCATAATTGTTGCAGGAGCGATATTAATTGGTTTGGCAATTGCGTCCACAAATATTAAATATAACTATGATTTAATATCTTCATTCCCTGAAGATATGCCTTCACGTGAAGGATTTACAATCATTGAAGAGAACTTTACACCTGGTGAATTAGCACCGGTTCAGTTGTTGGTAGACAGTGAAGGAACTGAGTTGGACATTACAGAGCAACTGTTAAAACTCCCATATGTCGGTGTAGTAAAAGAAATGCGTACAGGTGAAACAAACAACAATATCCAACTTTATGAAGTTGATTTGGATAAAAATCCATACTCGAATGAAGCGATGGATGATGTTGAGCAAATGAAGGGCGATGTGAAGGCTATTCTTGCGGATAACAATCTGGAAGACGGCAAATTCTGGATCGGGGGCGAAACGAGCTCTCAACTTGATACAAAAGTCGTTCAGTCAGGCGATGAAAAAATCATTCAACCTGTCATGATTATTATTATTTTCATCGTATTATTAGCATACTTACGTGCTTTAATCACATCGGTTCAATTAATGGTAACGGTAGTAATATCTTTCTTCTCTGCTTTAGGTGCGGGCTGGCTGATTATCCATTACGGTTTAGGTCATGAAGCGATGGCTAGTTCGATTCCGTTGTACAGTTTCGTATTTATTATCGCATTAGGTAATGACTATAATATTTTCATGATTTCTGATATATGGAAAAACCGCAAGCGCGGTATTGCGCATAGAGAAGCCATTTCAAATGGTATTGCTTCAACAGGTGCGGTTATTACATCTGCTGGTCTGATTTTAGCTGGTACATTCCTAGTATTAGCAACGTTACCAATCCAACTGTTAGTACAGTTCGGTATCGTAACAGCGGTAGGGGTATTGCTTGATACCTTTGTCGTACGTCCATTACTCGTACCATCCCTGATTACAGTATTTGGTAAATGGTCATACTGGCCGAACAAAAAGCTCGAAAAATAG
- a CDS encoding MerR family transcriptional regulator, with protein sequence MTKKTYSIQQVSNLTNLSKQLIRKWEDRYQIIQPDRLDNGYRVYTEDEVQTLMQLKQYINSGMTIKQAVDHYIKNKDVPEEDPVSFFHKALIQAGTEANEHEILHLLEQAHHKFGVEKLIQDIVVPFLHEVGQLWCEKAWGEYQEAISSQTVRDFLSNLRRHFYVPDDAPLALGSCLPGERHEIPMQILLIQCMLRGYRTLMLGPSPAPTAIQSAIALKKPAIVLLTGSTEIAYNEFAQSIHTLEKLAQVHEHISFYIGGSGTELFYEQFQLKALKLARTIDDILPTANL encoded by the coding sequence ATGACTAAAAAAACTTACTCGATACAACAAGTATCTAATTTAACGAATCTTTCTAAACAACTGATCCGAAAATGGGAAGATCGCTATCAAATCATTCAACCTGATAGATTAGACAATGGCTACCGCGTATATACGGAAGATGAAGTTCAAACGTTAATGCAACTGAAACAATATATAAATAGCGGTATGACGATCAAACAAGCGGTAGATCACTATATTAAAAATAAGGATGTACCAGAAGAAGACCCTGTATCGTTCTTCCACAAAGCACTAATTCAAGCTGGTACCGAAGCGAATGAACATGAAATTTTACATTTACTTGAACAGGCTCACCATAAATTTGGCGTTGAGAAGCTAATTCAGGACATTGTCGTTCCCTTCCTTCATGAAGTCGGACAGCTTTGGTGCGAAAAAGCATGGGGTGAATACCAAGAAGCGATAAGCAGTCAAACAGTGCGTGACTTTTTAAGCAACCTTCGTCGACATTTTTATGTTCCGGACGACGCACCACTCGCATTAGGGAGCTGTCTACCTGGAGAAAGACATGAAATCCCTATGCAAATTCTGCTTATCCAATGTATGTTGCGGGGTTACCGTACACTAATGCTCGGTCCTTCACCTGCTCCAACTGCGATACAATCCGCTATCGCATTAAAGAAGCCTGCCATTGTACTGCTGACAGGATCTACCGAGATTGCTTACAACGAATTTGCCCAGTCCATTCATACACTTGAAAAATTGGCACAGGTTCACGAGCATATTTCTTTTTATATTGGTGGTTCAGGGACAGAACTTTTTTATGAACAGTTCCAATTAAAAGCGTTAAAACTAGCAAGAACAATTGACGATATCCTTCCAACTGCTAACCTTTAG
- a CDS encoding RNA polymerase alpha subunit C-terminal domain-containing protein has protein sequence MKQGLMVVERKRTLRICPMGHRYYKSTDCGTCPKCERANKPSEGFLSRLSSPARNALVNVGITELEHFAEYTEKEILQLHGIGPSSLPILKHAMAEKNINFKS, from the coding sequence ATGAAACAGGGGTTGATGGTGGTGGAAAGGAAGCGGACATTGCGTATTTGTCCAATGGGGCACCGGTATTATAAAAGTACAGATTGTGGAACTTGTCCTAAGTGTGAGCGGGCGAATAAACCGTCAGAAGGGTTTTTATCTCGTTTATCCTCACCTGCGCGTAATGCATTAGTAAATGTAGGCATTACCGAGTTGGAACATTTTGCTGAATATACGGAAAAAGAAATTTTGCAATTGCATGGGATCGGGCCTTCTTCATTGCCTATCTTAAAACATGCAATGGCCGAGAAAAACATAAATTTTAAAAGTTAA
- the ahpF gene encoding alkyl hydroperoxide reductase subunit F, with amino-acid sequence MLDNQIKAQLQQYLSMLEGDLLIKVSVNDDKTSQEMLNLVEELEKMSSRITVQHAILERTPSFSINKVGEGESGVTFAGLPLGHEFTSLVLALLQVSGRAPKIDAAVVKRIQAIKQPLKFETYVSLTCHNCPDVVQALNIMAVLNPNISNTMIEGGAFQAEIKDRGIMAVPTVYLNGENFGGGRMELEDILTKLGEVSDGSEFADKEAFDVLVVGGGPAGSAAAIYSARKGIRTGIVAERFGGQVNDTLSIENIIGTKATEGPAFVSSLEAHVLDYDIDVMKSQRAAKIEKKDLIEVTLENGAVLKGKTVILSTGARYRQLGVPGEEEFKNKGVAYCPHCDGPIFKGKDVAVIGGGNSGVEAAIDLAGIVNHVTLLQRNSELKADKVLQERVRGLKNVTVITNASTTEITGTDKVNGLTYKDVVTGEEKHIELQGVFVQIGLLPNTEFLEGTVEMNAHGEIIVDKHGATNIPGVFAAGDCTDTVYKQIVISMGSGATAALGAFDYMIRNVDSREFVEA; translated from the coding sequence GTGTTAGATAATCAGATTAAAGCACAATTACAACAGTATTTATCAATGCTGGAAGGTGATTTATTAATTAAAGTGAGTGTTAATGACGACAAAACATCGCAAGAAATGCTCAATTTAGTGGAAGAGCTGGAAAAGATGTCATCCCGCATCACGGTACAGCATGCAATATTAGAACGTACCCCGAGTTTCAGTATTAATAAAGTAGGTGAAGGGGAATCTGGCGTTACGTTTGCGGGGTTGCCACTTGGTCATGAATTTACTTCATTAGTTTTAGCACTTTTACAAGTTTCAGGTCGTGCACCGAAAATCGATGCAGCCGTTGTAAAACGCATTCAGGCGATTAAGCAGCCATTGAAGTTTGAAACGTACGTAAGTTTAACTTGCCATAACTGTCCTGATGTCGTGCAGGCATTAAATATTATGGCGGTTTTAAACCCGAACATCTCGAACACGATGATCGAAGGTGGAGCATTCCAGGCTGAAATTAAAGATCGTGGCATTATGGCGGTTCCTACTGTCTATTTAAACGGCGAAAACTTCGGTGGCGGTCGTATGGAGTTGGAAGATATTTTAACGAAGTTAGGCGAAGTATCGGACGGCTCGGAATTTGCAGATAAAGAAGCTTTTGATGTATTGGTAGTAGGTGGTGGTCCTGCAGGTTCTGCGGCTGCTATTTATTCAGCACGTAAAGGGATTCGTACGGGTATCGTTGCAGAACGCTTCGGTGGACAGGTTAACGATACGCTATCAATCGAAAATATTATCGGGACAAAGGCTACAGAAGGTCCTGCATTTGTTTCGAGCCTAGAAGCGCATGTATTAGACTATGACATCGATGTGATGAAATCTCAACGTGCAGCAAAAATTGAGAAAAAAGATCTGATCGAAGTAACGTTGGAAAATGGCGCGGTATTAAAAGGGAAAACAGTTATTCTTTCTACAGGGGCTCGCTATCGTCAACTTGGGGTTCCTGGTGAAGAAGAATTTAAAAATAAAGGCGTTGCTTATTGCCCGCACTGTGACGGACCGATTTTCAAAGGGAAAGATGTTGCGGTAATCGGTGGCGGTAACTCAGGCGTAGAAGCAGCGATCGACTTAGCAGGTATTGTAAACCATGTTACGTTACTACAACGCAACAGTGAGTTGAAGGCAGATAAAGTGTTGCAGGAGCGTGTTCGCGGCCTGAAAAACGTAACAGTTATTACAAATGCTTCAACTACTGAAATTACAGGAACTGATAAAGTGAATGGTCTAACTTATAAAGATGTTGTAACAGGTGAAGAAAAGCATATCGAGTTACAAGGTGTATTCGTTCAAATTGGTTTATTGCCAAACACAGAATTCCTTGAAGGAACTGTGGAAATGAATGCGCATGGCGAAATTATTGTCGATAAGCACGGTGCAACTAATATTCCTGGAGTTTTTGCAGCAGGCGATTGCACAGATACAGTATACAAGCAAATTGTTATTTCAATGGGCTCTGGGGCAACAGCTGCTTTAGGGGCATTTGATTATATGATCCGTAATGTTGATTCACGTGAATTTGTAGAAGCATAA
- the ahpC gene encoding alkyl hydroperoxide reductase subunit C: MALIGKEIAPFAAKAFQKGEFIDVTSENFKGQWSVVCFYPADFTFVCPTELEDLQNEYATLKSLGVEVYSVSTDTHFTHKAWHDTSEAIGKIEYIMIGDPSHTISKAFDVLNEEDGLAERGTFIIDPDGVVQALEINAGGIGRDASILVNKIKAAQYVRNNPGEVCPAKWEEGGETLTPSLDLVGKI; encoded by the coding sequence ATGGCATTAATCGGTAAAGAAATCGCACCATTCGCTGCGAAAGCATTCCAAAAAGGTGAATTCATCGACGTAACTTCAGAAAACTTCAAAGGACAATGGTCAGTTGTGTGCTTCTACCCAGCAGACTTCACATTCGTTTGCCCAACTGAGTTAGAAGACTTGCAAAACGAATATGCTACTTTAAAATCTTTAGGAGTAGAAGTTTACTCTGTATCGACGGATACACACTTCACTCACAAAGCATGGCACGATACTTCTGAAGCAATCGGCAAAATTGAGTACATCATGATTGGCGACCCATCTCATACAATTTCTAAAGCGTTTGACGTATTAAACGAAGAAGACGGTTTAGCAGAACGCGGTACATTCATCATCGATCCAGACGGTGTTGTACAAGCATTAGAAATCAATGCTGGCGGTATCGGCCGTGACGCTTCAATTTTAGTAAACAAAATTAAAGCGGCTCAATATGTACGTAACAATCCAGGTGAAGTTTGCCCAGCTAAATGGGAAGAAGGCGGCGAAACTTTAACACCAAGCTTAGATCTTGTAGGTAAAATCTAA
- a CDS encoding DUF948 domain-containing protein: MNPWFLTALVILGIAVVLLIVCIIVVIGPIKKVVTLLLAHIEGIKKQLNPIQTETTKLTTTVDRMKADIEFKKESIQSVIQSVKHTGDVLNQVSDVSHDATVKVMKKANNDPQRQAEVERWTNTAMGIIQRKA; this comes from the coding sequence ATGAATCCATGGTTTTTGACAGCTCTCGTTATATTGGGAATTGCTGTAGTTCTGCTAATTGTCTGTATTATTGTAGTAATTGGACCAATAAAAAAAGTTGTTACACTGCTGCTGGCACATATTGAAGGAATTAAAAAACAGCTGAACCCTATTCAAACCGAAACAACGAAATTAACTACAACGGTCGATCGCATGAAGGCAGATATCGAATTTAAAAAAGAATCTATCCAGTCTGTCATTCAATCCGTCAAACACACAGGTGATGTATTGAACCAAGTGAGCGATGTGTCACATGATGCGACTGTGAAGGTTATGAAGAAAGCAAACAATGATCCACAACGACAAGCAGAGGTAGAACGTTGGACCAATACTGCAATGGGTATTATTCAGCGAAAAGCGTAA